The following coding sequences are from one Panicum hallii strain FIL2 chromosome 5, PHallii_v3.1, whole genome shotgun sequence window:
- the LOC112892011 gene encoding probable protein phosphatase 2C 6 yields the protein MEDAAVAVAAPLAAPPAPAFSPAAAGLTLIAAAAADPNAAAAVAGAVEGVSVPPVRTTSAAEDDALLAPDGEGGGEASVAGSPCSVASDCSSVASADFEGVGLGFFAAAEAGGPMVFEDAAASAATVEAEARVAAAGRSVFAVDCVPLWGYKSICGRRPEMEDAVATVPRFFDVPLWMLTGNAVIDGLDPMTFRLPAHFFGVYDGHGGAQVANYCRERLHVALVEQLGRIQGTVCAANLGDVEFKKQWEKAFVDCFARVDDEVGGKVTRGGGDGTGTSDAAAAIVPEPVAPETVGSTAVVAVICSSHIIVSNCGDSRAVLCRGKQPVPLSVDHKPNREDEYARIEAEGGKVIQWNGYRVFGVLAMSRSIGDRYLKPWIIPVPEVTIVPRAKDDECLVLASDGLWDVMSNEEVCDVARKRILLWHKKNGTSSSSAPRVGDSADPAAQAAAECLSKLALQKGSKDNITVVVVDLKAQRKFKSKS from the exons ATGGAGGACGCCGCCGTGGCGGTCGCGGccccgctcgccgcgccgcccgcgccggcgtTTAGCCCCGCCGCGGCGGGGCTCACGCTGATCGCCGCCGCGGCTGCGGACCCgaacgcggcggcggccgtcgcgGGGGCCGTGGAGGGCGTCTCGGTGCCCCCGGTCCGCACTACGTCGGCGGCGGAGGACGACGCGCTGCTGGCGCCGGATGGGGAGGGAGGCGGGGAGGCGTCGGTGGCGGGGAGCCCGTGCTCGGTGGCCAGCGACTGCAGCAGCGTCGCGAGCGCCGACTTCGAAGGGGTCGGGCTGGGCTTCTTcgccgcggcggaggccggcgggccCATGGTGTTCGAGgacgcggcggcgtcggcggccacGGTCGAGGCCGAGGCCAGGGTCGCCGCGGCCGGGAGGAGCGTCTTCGCCGTCGACTGCGTCCCGCTGTGGGGGTACAAGTCCATATGCGGCCGCAGGCCGGAGATGGAGGACGCCGTCGCCACGGTGCCGCGATTCTTCGACGTGCCGCTGTGGATGCTCACCGGCAATGCCGTCATCGATGGGCTCGACCCCATGACGTTCCGCCTGCCCGCACATTTCTTCGGTGTGTACGACGGCCACGGGGGTGCACAG GTTGCAAATTACTGTCGGGAACGCCTCCATGTGGCGCTAGTGGAGCAGCTGGGCAGGATACAGGGGACCGTGTGTGCAGCTAACTTGGGAGATGTAGAGTTCAAGAAACAGTGGGAAAAAGCCTTTGTGGATTGTTTTGCTAGAGTGGATGACGAGGTTGGGGGCAAGGTGAccaggggaggaggtgatggcACAGGCACAAGTGATGCTGCTGCGGCAATTGTGCCAGAACCTGTGGCACCTGAGACCGTGGGTTCGACGGCAGTGGTCGCTGTCATCTGCTCTTCACATATCATTGTCAGCAATTGCGGCGATTCAAGGGCTGTTCTTTGCCGTGGCAAGCAACCCGTGCCCCTGTCAGTAGATCATAAA CCTAACAGGGAGGATGAGTATGCAAGGATTGAGGCAGAGGGTGGCAAGGTCATTCAATGGAATGGTTATCGAGTTTTCGGTGTTCTTGCGATGTCGCGATCAATTG GTGACAGATATCTGAAGCCATGGATAATTCCAGTCCCAGAGGTAACAATAGTACCTCGGGCTAAGGATGATGAATGTCTTGTTCTTGCCAGCGATGGCCTCTGGGACGTAATGTCAAACGAAGAGGTATGTGATGTTGCCCGCAAGCGGATACTTCTATGGCACAAGAAGAATGGCACAAGCTCATCATCAGCCCCACGGGTCGGTGATTCTGCAGACCCAGCTGCTCAAGCGGCTGCTGAATGCTTGTCAAAGCTAGCTCTTCAGAAGGGGAGCAAAGACAACATCACCGTTGTTGTAGTTGACCTGAAAGCACAACGTAAGTTCAAGAGCAAATCCTAA
- the LOC112892012 gene encoding 25.3 kDa vesicle transport protein-like — translation MVKLTMIARVTDGLPLAEGLDDGRDQKDADFYKQQAKLIFKNLSKGHHEASRMSIETGAYFFHYIIEGRVCYLTMCDRSYPKKLAFQYLEDLKNEFERVNGNQIETAARPYAFIKFDTFIQKTKKLYLDTRTQRNLAKLNDELYEVHQIMTRNVQEVLGVGEKLDQVSEMSSRLTSDTRIYADKAKDLNRQALIRKYAPVAIVIGVVFILFWLKNKIW, via the exons ATGGTGAAGCTGACCATGATAGCGCGTGTCACTGATGGCCTTCCACTGGCAGAAGGGTTGGATGATGGGCGAGATCAGAAGGATGCTGATTTCTACAAGCAGCAAGCTAAACTTATTTTTAAGAACTTGTCAAAAGGGCATCACGAAGCTTCCCGGATGTCAATTGAGACAGGGGCCTACTTTTTCCA CTACATCATTGAAGGCCGAGTATGTTATCTGACTATGTGTGACCGCTCTTATCCAAAGAAACTTGCATTCCAGTACCTAGAAGATCTGAAAAATGAATTTGAGAGGGTCAATGGCAATCAAATAGAAACTGCTGCAAGGCCATATGCATTTATCAAGTTTG ATACATTCATCCAGAAGACTAAGAAACTGTATTTGGATACAAGAACTCAAAGGAACCTTGCAAAACTGAATGATGAGCTCTATGAGGTGCATCAAATTATGACCCGCAATGTTCAAGAGGTTCTTGGTGTTGGTGAAAAGCTAGACC AGGTAAGTGAAATGTCAAGTAGATTGACATCTGACACAAGAATATACGCAGATAAGGCAAAGGACCTCAATCGACAG GCCTTGATCCGGAAGTATGCTCCTGTTGCGATTGTGATTGGGGTAGTATTCATTCTCTTTTGGCTGAAAAACAAGATATGGTGA